A genomic window from Leptolyngbya sp. BL0902 includes:
- a CDS encoding 5-(carboxyamino)imidazole ribonucleotide synthase produces the protein MALSNPAAQPSIRRIGVIGGGQLAWMMGPAAQRLGLDLVVQTPNEADPAVAIAQAAVLAPVDDVAGTTRLADQCDVITFENEFIDCAGLQPLADRGVIFRPGLEVLDLVLDKRHQREFFARIGLPNPRYAVLEGTESEVELHQKAAELGFPVVMKTRRLGYDGYGTVVVRTPEDLVGTWNGFERNPVLLEEFVPFTKELAIMVARSATGEVALYPTVETVQVNQVCRRVVAPAVVNPWVAETMAQLGRTLAEQLDLVGIVGMECFLTEDDQVLVNEIAPRTHNSGHYSLDACATSQFEQQLRAVSDLPLGSPQLTCAQAVMVNLLGLAESEASHQQKIAQLQQRPNATLYWYNKGIRPGRKLGHVTLCLGVEDDPVAVAEEVEARWYGEA, from the coding sequence ATGGCCCTGTCTAACCCCGCTGCCCAGCCCTCGATCCGTCGCATTGGTGTCATTGGCGGGGGGCAACTGGCCTGGATGATGGGGCCAGCGGCACAGCGGTTGGGCTTGGATCTCGTGGTGCAAACCCCTAACGAGGCGGATCCGGCGGTAGCCATTGCTCAGGCGGCGGTATTGGCTCCGGTGGATGATGTGGCTGGCACCACCCGCCTCGCTGACCAGTGTGATGTGATCACCTTTGAAAACGAGTTTATTGACTGTGCGGGGCTGCAACCCTTGGCCGACCGGGGCGTGATCTTTCGGCCTGGGCTAGAGGTGCTGGATCTGGTGCTGGATAAGCGCCACCAGCGCGAGTTTTTTGCCCGCATTGGCCTGCCTAATCCCCGCTACGCTGTACTAGAAGGGACCGAATCTGAAGTAGAGCTGCATCAAAAGGCGGCTGAGCTGGGCTTTCCTGTGGTGATGAAAACTCGCCGCCTGGGCTACGACGGCTACGGCACGGTGGTGGTGCGTACCCCAGAGGATCTGGTGGGAACCTGGAATGGCTTTGAGCGCAATCCGGTGCTGCTGGAGGAATTTGTGCCCTTCACCAAGGAGCTGGCGATCATGGTGGCCCGCTCCGCCACGGGGGAAGTCGCCCTGTATCCCACTGTGGAGACGGTGCAGGTGAACCAGGTTTGTCGGCGGGTGGTGGCTCCGGCAGTGGTCAACCCATGGGTGGCGGAAACGATGGCCCAACTTGGCCGCACCCTAGCGGAACAGTTGGACTTGGTGGGCATTGTGGGCATGGAATGCTTTCTCACCGAGGATGACCAGGTGTTGGTGAATGAAATCGCCCCCCGTACCCACAACTCTGGCCACTACAGCCTTGATGCCTGCGCCACCTCCCAATTTGAGCAACAGTTACGAGCGGTGAGCGATCTACCCCTCGGTTCACCGCAATTGACCTGTGCCCAGGCGGTGATGGTGAACCTGCTGGGCTTAGCAGAATCTGAGGCGAGCCACCAGCAAAAGATCGCCCAGCTTCAGCAGCGCCCCAACGCCACCCTATATTGGTACAACAAGGGCATTCGTCCTGGGCGCAAGTTGGGCCATGTCACGCTCTGTCTTGGGGTGGAG